In Colias croceus chromosome 12, ilColCroc2.1, one genomic interval encodes:
- the LOC123696123 gene encoding calmodulin-A-like isoform X3 has translation MAKRDEIYTKEYRRIRRLTADFATRQFSSEYGLTEEQVAEFKEAFMLFDKDEDGTITIAELGVVMRSLGQRPTETELRDMVKEVDQDGNGTIEFNEFLQMMSKKMRGADGEDELREAFRVFDKNNDGLISSVELRHVMTNLGERLSEEEVDDMIREADLDGDGMVNYDEFVTILTSKN, from the exons atggcGAAGAGGGATGAGATCTATACTAAGGAATACAGGAGGATTCGTCGATTAACTGCTGATTTTGCTACAAGGCAATTTTCC TCAGAATATGGCCTTACAGAAGAACAAGTTGCAG AATTTAAAGAAGCGTTCATGTTATTCGACAAAGATGAAGACGGCACGATCACGATTGCCGAGCTTGGTGTCGTCATGCGATCTTTGGGACAGAGACCTACAG AGACTGAACTACGAGATATGGTTAAGGAAGTGGACCAGGATGGGAATGGAACGATCGAATTCAATGAATTTCTGCAGATGATGTCCAAGAAGATGCGGGGAGCAGATGGTGAAGATGAGCTTAGAGAAGCCTTCAG AGTGTTCGACAAGAACAACGACGGTCTGATATCATCAGTAGAGCTACGGCACGTGATGACGAACCTCGGCGAGCGGCTCAGCGAGGAGGAGGTGGACGACATGATCCGCGAGGCTGACCTCGATGGTGACGGCATGGTCAATTACGATG AATTTGTGACAATATTGACGTCGAAAAACTAG